One segment of Kogia breviceps isolate mKogBre1 chromosome 14, mKogBre1 haplotype 1, whole genome shotgun sequence DNA contains the following:
- the RASA4B gene encoding ras GTPase-activating protein 4B isoform X1 produces the protein MKWERVLRPRAYLPGPAGPAPPAPSPAPARQPALPRTLASGSSTRARTPRRAPTMAKRSSLFIRIVEGKNLPAKDITGSSDPYCIVKVDNQPIIRTATVWKSLCPFWGEEYQVHLLPTFHSVAFYVMDEDALSRDDVIGKVCLTRDTLATHPKGFSGWAHLTEVDPDEEVQGEIHLRLEVVQGTRACRLRCSVLEARDLAPKDRNGASDPFVRVRYKGQTQETSIVKKSRYPRWNETFEFELEEGVAEALCVEAWDWDLVSRNDFLGKVVFNVQRLRAAQQEEGWFRLQPDQSKSLREEGNLGTLQLEVRLRDEMVLPSGCYQPLVQLLCREVKLGTQSPGQLILLIEETTSTECRQDVATTLLKLFLGQGLAKDFLDLLFQLELGRTSEANTLFRSNSLASKSMESFLKVAGMRYLHGVLGPIIDRVFEEKKYVELDPSKVEVKGVGCSGLHRPQTEAEVLEQSAQTLRAHLRALLSSLSRSVRACPAVVRATFRQLFRRVRERFPGAEDENVPFIAVTSFLCLRFISPAIMAPKLFHLRERHADARTSRTLLLLAKAVQNVGNMDTPASRAKEAWMEPLQPTVRQGVAQLKDFITKLVDIQEKEELDLQRALSLQAPLVKEGPLFIHRTRGKGPLMSSSFKKLHFSLTTEALSFAKTPSSKKSTLIKLAHIRAAEKVEEKSFGSSHVMQVIYTDDAGRSQTAYLQCKCVNELNQWLSALRKVSINNTGLLGSYHPGVFRGDKWSCCHQRDKTDLGCDKTRSRVTLQEWNDPLDHDLEAQLIYRHLLGVEATLREKHRQLSAGPEAGPVLTGPGGGSGQSYLQPRMPHSFWKPPGKRRGTEETPACPQYRQQAELSRPGIKPLPPVEAQSLNHWTTREVPESCFIGDLTEDNSLGDSLSDCSEELFQRGFSRACARSSRPIEGNEPIFTWVWHCRHNPEAAANPEVVELYRSSSGSGGGCT, from the exons GACAGCCACTGTGTGGAAGAGCCTGTGCCCCTTCTGGGGCGAGGAGTATCAGGTGCACCTGCTGCCCACCTTCCACTCGGTGGCCTTCTACGTCATGGACGAGGATGCCCTCAG CCGGGACGACGTCATCGGGAAGGTCTGCCTGACCAGGGACACCCTGGCTACTCACCCTAAGG GTTTCAGTGGATGGGCCCATCTGACGGAGGTCGACCCTGATGAGGAGGTGCAGGGCGAGATCCACCTGCGGCTGGAAGTGGTGCAGGGGACCCGGGCCTGCCGGCTGCGCTGCTCTGTGCTGGAGGCCAG GGACCTAGCCCCCAAGGACCGGAATGGTGCATCTGACCCCTTTGTCCGAGTGCGCTACAAGGGCCAGACACAGGAGACCTCG ATCGTGAAGAAGTCACGCTACCCACGCTGGAACGAGACATTTGAATTCgagctggaggagggggtggCGGAGGCGCTGTGCGTGGAGGCCTGGGACTGGGACCTTGTCAGCCGCAATGACTTCCTGGGCAAG gtgGTGTTCAATGTCCAGAGACTCCGGGCGGCCCAGCAGGAGGAGGGCTGGTTCCGGCTGCAGCCCGACCAGTCCAAGAGTCTGCGGGAAGA GGGCAACCTGGGCACCTTGCAGCTGGAGGTGCGGCTGCGGGACGAGATGGTGCTGCCCTCCGGCTGCTACCAGCCCCTGGTGCAGCTGCTCTGCCGTGAGGTGAAGCTGGGCACCCAG AGCCCAGGGCAGCTGATCCTACTCATCGAGGAGACGACAAGCACGGAGTGCCGCCAGGACGTGGCCACCACTCTGCTCAAGCTCttcctggggcaggggctggccaAAGACTTCCTGGACCTGCTCTTTCAGCTGGAGCTGGGTCGCACCA GTGAGGCCAACACCCTGTTTCGGAGCAATTCTCTGGCCTCCAAGTCCATGGAGTCTTTTCTGAAG GTGGCTGGAATGCGGTATCTGCACGGCGTCCTGGGCCCCATCATTGACAGGGTGTTTGAGGAGAAGAAGTACGTGGAGCTGGACCCCAGCAAGGTGGAGGTCAAGGGTGTAGG GTGCTCCGGGCTGCACCGCCCGCAGACCGAAGCTGAGGTGCTGGAGCAGAGCGCCCAGACGCTGCGTGCCCACTTGAGGGCGCTGTTGAGCTCGCTCAGTCGCTCGGTTCGCGCATGCCCCGCCGTAGTCCGCGCCACCTTCCGCCAGCTCTTCCGGCGCGTGCGCGAGCGCTTCCCCGGCGCTGAGGACGAG AACGTGCCCTTCATCGCCGTCACCAGCTTCCTGTGCCTGCGCTTCATCTCTCCTGCCATCATGGCGCCCAAGCTCTTCCACCTGCGGGAGCGGCACGCGGACGCCCGCACCAGCCGCACCCTGCTCCTGCTGGCCAAG GCGGTCCAGAACGTGGGCAACATGGACACACCAGCTTCCAGGGCTAAGGAGGCTTGGATGGAACCGCTGCAGCCCACGGTGCGCCAGGGCGTGGCCCAGCTGAAGGACTTCATCACCAAGTTGGTAGACATCCAGGAGAAAGAGG AGCTGGACCTGCAGCGGGCCCTGAGCTTGCAGGCGCCGCTGGTGAAggaggggccactcttcatacaCAGGACCAGGGGCAAGGGCCCCCTCATGTCCTCCTCCTTTAAGAAGCTCCACTTCTCCCTCACCACGGAGGCCCTCAGCTTTGCCAAGACACCCAGCTCCAAG AAAAGCACCCTCATCAAGCTTGCCCACATCCGGGCAGCAGAAAAGGTGGAGGAGAAGAGCTTCGGCAGCTCCCATGTCATGCAGGTCATCTACACGGACGACGCGGGCAGGTCCCAGACCGCCTACCTGCAGTGCAAG TGTGTGAACGAGCTGAACCAATGGCTGTCTGCACTGCGGAAGGTCAGCATCAACAACACCGGCCTGCTAGGCTCCTACCACCCTGGAGTCTTCCGCGGGGACAAGTGGAGCTGctgccaccagagggacaagacag aTCTGGGTTGCGACAAGACGCGGTCCCGGGTGACCCTGCAGGAGTGGAATGACCCTCTTGACCATGACCTGGAGGCTCAGCTCATCTACCGGCACCTGCTGGGTGTAGAGGCCACACTGCG GGAGAAGCACCGACAGCTGAGTGCGGGCCCAGAGGCAGGCCCTGTGCTCACGGGCCCCGGAGGAG GTTCTGGGCAGAGCTACCTACAACCCAGGATGCCACATTCTTTCTGGAAGCCACCTGGAAAaaggagagggacagaggagACTCCTGCCTGCCCTCAGTACAGGCAG CAAGCAGAactttcccgaccagggatcaaacctttgCCCCctgtggaagctcagagtcttaaccactggaccaccagggaagttcctgagaGTTGTTTTATCGGCGACCTTACTGAGGAcaatagcctgggagacagcctctcagattgctctgaggaactgttccaaagag GCTTTTCTCGCGCCTGCGCAAGATCCTCCAGACCGATAGAGGGCAACGAGCCGATCTTCACATGGGTTTGGCACTGCAGGCATAATCCGGAAGCAGCCGCTAACCCGGAAGTAGTCGAGTTATATAGGTCCAGTTCTGGAAGTGGTGGCGGCTGCACCTGA
- the POLR2J gene encoding DNA-directed RNA polymerase II subunit RPB11-a yields the protein MNAPPAFESFLLFEGEKKITINKDTKVPNACLFTINKEDHTLGNIIKSQLLKDPQVLFAGYKVPHPLEHKIIIRVQTTPDYSPQEAFTNAITDLISELSLLEERFRVAIKDKQEGIE from the exons ATGAACGCGCCTCCCGCCTTCGAGTCGTTCTTGCTCTTCGAGGGCGAGAAGAA GATCACCATTAACAAGGACACCAAGGTACCCAATGCCTGTCTGTTCACCATCAACAAGGAAGACCATACGCTAGGAAACATCATTAAATC GCAGCTGCTGAAGGACCCACAGGTGCTGTTTGCTGGCTACAAAGTCCCCCACCCCTTGGAACACAAGATCATCATCCGCGTGCAGACCACACCAGACTACAGCCCCCAGGAGGCCTTCACCAATGCCATCACAGACCTCATCAGCGAGCTCTCCCTGCTGGAAGAGCGATTCCGG gTGGCCATCAAAGACAAGCAAGAAGGAATCGAGTAG
- the RASA4B gene encoding ras GTPase-activating protein 4B isoform X6: MPSGALNCLGGGPGLRTEPRPALAPSPPSSRDDVIGKVCLTRDTLATHPKGFSGWAHLTEVDPDEEVQGEIHLRLEVVQGTRACRLRCSVLEARDLAPKDRNGASDPFVRVRYKGQTQETSIVKKSRYPRWNETFEFELEEGVAEALCVEAWDWDLVSRNDFLGKVVFNVQRLRAAQQEEGWFRLQPDQSKSLREEGNLGTLQLEVRLRDEMVLPSGCYQPLVQLLCREVKLGTQSPGQLILLIEETTSTECRQDVATTLLKLFLGQGLAKDFLDLLFQLELGRTSEANTLFRSNSLASKSMESFLKVAGMRYLHGVLGPIIDRVFEEKKYVELDPSKVEVKGVGCSGLHRPQTEAEVLEQSAQTLRAHLRALLSSLSRSVRACPAVVRATFRQLFRRVRERFPGAEDENVPFIAVTSFLCLRFISPAIMAPKLFHLRERHADARTSRTLLLLAKAVQNVGNMDTPASRAKEAWMEPLQPTVRQGVAQLKDFITKLVDIQEKEELDLQRALSLQAPLVKEGPLFIHRTRGKGPLMSSSFKKLHFSLTTEALSFAKTPSSKKSTLIKLAHIRAAEKVEEKSFGSSHVMQVIYTDDAGRSQTAYLQCKCVNELNQWLSALRKVSINNTGLLGSYHPGVFRGDKWSCCHQRDKTDLGCDKTRSRVTLQEWNDPLDHDLEAQLIYRHLLGVEATLREKHRQLSAGPEAGPVLTGPGGAPEDPLAQLLQVLQDLREAHRSSPADSPPLEPSRVLELQT; encoded by the exons ATGCCCTCAG GGGCCCTGAACTGCCTGGGAGGGGGTCCTGGGCTCCGCACCGAGCCCCGCCCAGCTCTGGCTCCCTCTCCACCCTCCAGCCGGGACGACGTCATCGGGAAGGTCTGCCTGACCAGGGACACCCTGGCTACTCACCCTAAGG GTTTCAGTGGATGGGCCCATCTGACGGAGGTCGACCCTGATGAGGAGGTGCAGGGCGAGATCCACCTGCGGCTGGAAGTGGTGCAGGGGACCCGGGCCTGCCGGCTGCGCTGCTCTGTGCTGGAGGCCAG GGACCTAGCCCCCAAGGACCGGAATGGTGCATCTGACCCCTTTGTCCGAGTGCGCTACAAGGGCCAGACACAGGAGACCTCG ATCGTGAAGAAGTCACGCTACCCACGCTGGAACGAGACATTTGAATTCgagctggaggagggggtggCGGAGGCGCTGTGCGTGGAGGCCTGGGACTGGGACCTTGTCAGCCGCAATGACTTCCTGGGCAAG gtgGTGTTCAATGTCCAGAGACTCCGGGCGGCCCAGCAGGAGGAGGGCTGGTTCCGGCTGCAGCCCGACCAGTCCAAGAGTCTGCGGGAAGA GGGCAACCTGGGCACCTTGCAGCTGGAGGTGCGGCTGCGGGACGAGATGGTGCTGCCCTCCGGCTGCTACCAGCCCCTGGTGCAGCTGCTCTGCCGTGAGGTGAAGCTGGGCACCCAG AGCCCAGGGCAGCTGATCCTACTCATCGAGGAGACGACAAGCACGGAGTGCCGCCAGGACGTGGCCACCACTCTGCTCAAGCTCttcctggggcaggggctggccaAAGACTTCCTGGACCTGCTCTTTCAGCTGGAGCTGGGTCGCACCA GTGAGGCCAACACCCTGTTTCGGAGCAATTCTCTGGCCTCCAAGTCCATGGAGTCTTTTCTGAAG GTGGCTGGAATGCGGTATCTGCACGGCGTCCTGGGCCCCATCATTGACAGGGTGTTTGAGGAGAAGAAGTACGTGGAGCTGGACCCCAGCAAGGTGGAGGTCAAGGGTGTAGG GTGCTCCGGGCTGCACCGCCCGCAGACCGAAGCTGAGGTGCTGGAGCAGAGCGCCCAGACGCTGCGTGCCCACTTGAGGGCGCTGTTGAGCTCGCTCAGTCGCTCGGTTCGCGCATGCCCCGCCGTAGTCCGCGCCACCTTCCGCCAGCTCTTCCGGCGCGTGCGCGAGCGCTTCCCCGGCGCTGAGGACGAG AACGTGCCCTTCATCGCCGTCACCAGCTTCCTGTGCCTGCGCTTCATCTCTCCTGCCATCATGGCGCCCAAGCTCTTCCACCTGCGGGAGCGGCACGCGGACGCCCGCACCAGCCGCACCCTGCTCCTGCTGGCCAAG GCGGTCCAGAACGTGGGCAACATGGACACACCAGCTTCCAGGGCTAAGGAGGCTTGGATGGAACCGCTGCAGCCCACGGTGCGCCAGGGCGTGGCCCAGCTGAAGGACTTCATCACCAAGTTGGTAGACATCCAGGAGAAAGAGG AGCTGGACCTGCAGCGGGCCCTGAGCTTGCAGGCGCCGCTGGTGAAggaggggccactcttcatacaCAGGACCAGGGGCAAGGGCCCCCTCATGTCCTCCTCCTTTAAGAAGCTCCACTTCTCCCTCACCACGGAGGCCCTCAGCTTTGCCAAGACACCCAGCTCCAAG AAAAGCACCCTCATCAAGCTTGCCCACATCCGGGCAGCAGAAAAGGTGGAGGAGAAGAGCTTCGGCAGCTCCCATGTCATGCAGGTCATCTACACGGACGACGCGGGCAGGTCCCAGACCGCCTACCTGCAGTGCAAG TGTGTGAACGAGCTGAACCAATGGCTGTCTGCACTGCGGAAGGTCAGCATCAACAACACCGGCCTGCTAGGCTCCTACCACCCTGGAGTCTTCCGCGGGGACAAGTGGAGCTGctgccaccagagggacaagacag aTCTGGGTTGCGACAAGACGCGGTCCCGGGTGACCCTGCAGGAGTGGAATGACCCTCTTGACCATGACCTGGAGGCTCAGCTCATCTACCGGCACCTGCTGGGTGTAGAGGCCACACTGCG GGAGAAGCACCGACAGCTGAGTGCGGGCCCAGAGGCAGGCCCTGTGCTCACGGGCCCCGGAGGAG CCCCCGAGGacccactggcccagctgctgcaGGTACTGCAGGACCTCCGTGAGGCCCATAGGTCCAGCCCAGCTGACTCCCCACCCTTGGAGCCCAGCCGCGTCCTGGAGCTGCAGACGTGA